The following coding sequences are from one Chelonoidis abingdonii isolate Lonesome George chromosome 4, CheloAbing_2.0, whole genome shotgun sequence window:
- the PCNX4 gene encoding pecanex-like protein 4 isoform X2: MGPDVPLLNDYKQEFFLKRFPQTVLGGPRFKLGYCAPPYIYVNQIILFLTPWVLGGVGTLLYQLDIMKDYYTAALSGGLMLVTALILQMTNLYARQKTVTVERMQIQNTLRDEDEYEFSSCVGSETVKFIIPGKKYIVNIVFHSFLAGVMCGLGTWYLLPNRITLLYSNIGGTVVIFVFGWVTICIGEYSLIINTAIETATFQALDTYEITALMRPFYIFVFIAVDLAHRFTVNIPVLEQTNQILHIIFLFLPFLWALGILPPLDALFLWGMEQVLEFGLGGSPMSSNTRLLVMFLISTGTAIASYFIPSTVGVVLFMTGFGFILSLNLSEIGLAFKHTMISHLASNKSKSSGPRIHSVWKEFFFYLTVLTLALIEASLLHHFAGFSAFSKASPQAIVSYILIILLIVMWILREIQGVYLFGVFRNPFYPKDVRTVTMFMETQRRLMKVGVVRRILLTLVSPFAMIAFLSLDSSLQSLHSVSICLGFTRTFRMVWQNTENALLEMVIVSIVQMLLFNTDVWWNRSLDTGIRLLLAGVIRDRLLQLISKLHFAAAVLLTSWTEKKQRRKSTATLITLNIVFFPIVLAFIAVSALLSSPMLPLFTLPIFLIGFPRPIRSWPGPVGATACVCSDTMYYQQVVPSLAAALQSALASGSLGLSLPGSHYLCRFQDRLMWILVLERGFTYCCVNIKGLELQETSCHTAEAHRVDEVFEMAFEHQEHAETFSLNHHFGNILTPCTALPVRLYSDARNVLSGIIDSHENLKQLKDDFLKVLVWILVQYCYKKSKMCEKLDKTTKNKEWSFPLTQPKAFDNAVEKLRPIKDEDSFSVDTIADWTDDSDLFDLDPSRTRERKETEPLEATPRTLLSVPGSVEMESAVGALQETAPEDKLYKAVVLGLPAVDKGKKQEVVSVPLVEFSCSYSELLSIPEEWRTAPIPTSKLNEKRQRFPED; encoded by the exons ATGGGTCCAGATGTACCTCTCCTGAATGATTACAAACAGGAGTTCTTCTTGAAGCGCTTTCCACAGACTGTTTTGGGTGGTCCCCGATTTAAATTAGGCTACTGTGCGCCTCCTTACATATATGTGAATCAGATCATTCTTTTCCTGACACCATGGGTTTTGGGAGGAGTAGGAACACTTTTGTATCAGTTAGACATTATGAAAGACTATTACACTGCTGCACTTTCAGGAGGACTGATGCTTGTTACAGCACTTATTCTCCAGATGACAAATCTGTATGCAAGACAGAAAACAGTGACAGTAGAAAGAATGCAAATTCAGAATACCCTAAGGGATGAAGATGAGTATGAATTTTCCAGCTGTGTGGGTTCAGAGACAGTTAAATTTATTATTCCAGGCAAGAAATATATTGTCAACAttgtttttcattcctttcttgCTGGGGTAATGTGTGGGTTGGGAACTTGGTATTTGCTGCCAAACAGAATAACCTTGCTGTATAGTAACATTGGAGGAACTGTTGTGATCTTTGTGTTTGGATGGGTAACTATTTGTATAGGAGAATATTCTTTAATCATAAACACAGCTATAGAGACAGCTACTTTTCAGGCGCTGGATACTTATGAAATTACTGCTCTGATGAGACCGTTCtatatttttgtctttattgCAGTGGATCTTGCACACAG GTTTACTGTTAACATACCAGTTTTAGAACAGACAAACCAGATTTTGCAcatcatttttctatttttgccatttttgtgGGCATTGGGGATTCTGCCCCCACTTGATGCACTTTTTCTGTGGGGAATGGAACAAGTGTTGGAGTTTGGCCTAGGAGGTTCACCCATGTCAAGTAATACAAG GTTGTTAGTAATGTTTCTCATTTCCACTGGAACAGCTATAGCATCATATTTCATTCCCAGCACTGTTGGTGTGGTCCTCTTCATGACTGGATTTGGGTTCATACTCAGTCTTAACCTGAGTGAGATTGGTCTAGCCTTCAAGCACACCATGATCAGCCATTTAGCTTCCAACAAGTCTAAGTCCAGTGGCCCTAGGATACACTCTGTGTGGAAGGAATTCTTCTTCTATTTGACTGTCTTGACATTGGCTCTCATAGAAGCCAGCTTGCTGCATCACTTTGCTGGtttttcagcattttccaaaGCCAGTCCCCAGGCTATAGTGAGTTACATTCTGATCATATTACTTATAGTTATGTGGATTCTTAGAGAGATTCAGGGAGTGTACTTGTTTGGAGTCTTCCGAAACCCTTTTTATCCAAAGGATGTCAGGACTGTGACCATGTTCATGGAGACTCAAAGAAGGCTTATGAAAGTCGGTGTTGTCAGAAGGATTTTACTAACACTAG tgtctCCATTTGCTATGATAGCATTTCTTTCATTAGACAGTTCCCTACAAAGTCTCCATTCTGTATCTATTTGCCTTGGATTCACAAGAACCTTTAGAAtg GTTTGGCAAAATACAGAGAATGCCCTGTTGGAGATGGTGATTGTATCGATAGTGCAGATGTTGCTATTTAATACAGATGTGTGGTGGAACAGAAGCCTTGATACAGGAATCAGACTCTTACTG GCTGGTGTCATTCGGGATCGATTACTTCAGTTGATCTCAAAACTGCATTTTGCTGCAGCTGTTCTCTTGACATCATGGACAGAGAAAAAGCAACGTCGGAAATCTACTGCCACCTTAATAACACTCAACATTGTTTTCTTCCCAATTGTATTGGCCTTCATTGCTGTCTCTGCATTACTTTCTTCCCCCATGCTGCCGCTCTTCACTCTACCAATATTTTTAATTGGGTTTCCTAGACCTATCCGAAGCTGGCCTGGACCTGTGGGTGCAACTGCATGTGTTTGTTCAGATACCATGTACTACCAGCAAGTGGTTCCGAGTCTGGCTGCTGCACTACAGTCTGCACTAGCATCTGGTAGTCTCG GTCTCTCTTTACCTGGATCACACTACTTGTGCCGTTTTCAGGACAGACTGATGTGGATATTAGTACTAGAAAGAGGCTTCACATACTGCTGTGTTAATATTAAG GGGCTAGAATTGCAGGAAACTTCCTGCCACACTGCAGAAGCACACAGAGTGGATGAAGTTTTTGAAATGGCCTTTGAACACCAAGAGCATGCAGAGACTTTCTCTCTCAATCAtcattttggaaacattttaacCCCTTGTACCGCTCTACCTGTGAGACTGTATTCTGATGCCAGGAATGTCTTGTCTGGAATCATTGATTCACATGAGAACTTAAAGCAACTGAAAGATGATTTCCTTAAAGTGCTTGTATGGATACTTGTCCAGTATTGCTATAAAAAGTCAAAAATGTGCGAGAAGCTGGACAAAACAACCAAGAACAAAGAATGGTCATTTCCATTAACCCAGCCCAAAGCATTTGACAATGCAGTAGAAAAACTCAGACCCATAAAGGATGAAGATAGCTTTAGTGTAGATACAATTGCAGATTGGACCGATGATAGTGATCTTTTTGATCTTGACCCCAGCagaacaagagaaagaaaagaaaccgAGCCATTGGAAGCTACACCAAGAACACTTTTGTCTGTTCCAGGGTCAGTAGAAATGGAGAGCGCAGTTGGTGCTCTGCAAGAGACAGCACCCGAAGATAAACTCTACAAAGCTGTTGTGCTTGGACTCCCTGCTGTAGACAAAGGAAAGAAGCAGGAAGTTGTAAGCGTACCTTTAGTTGAATTTAGCTGCTCTTACTCTGAGTTGCTAAGCATACCTGAAGAGTGGAGAACTGCACCCATACCTACTTCCAAACTCAATGAGAAGAGGCAGAGGTTTCCAGAAGACTG A
- the PCNX4 gene encoding pecanex-like protein 4 isoform X1, giving the protein MGPDVPLLNDYKQEFFLKRFPQTVLGGPRFKLGYCAPPYIYVNQIILFLTPWVLGGVGTLLYQLDIMKDYYTAALSGGLMLVTALILQMTNLYARQKTVTVERMQIQNTLRDEDEYEFSSCVGSETVKFIIPGKKYIVNIVFHSFLAGVMCGLGTWYLLPNRITLLYSNIGGTVVIFVFGWVTICIGEYSLIINTAIETATFQALDTYEITALMRPFYIFVFIAVDLAHRFTVNIPVLEQTNQILHIIFLFLPFLWALGILPPLDALFLWGMEQVLEFGLGGSPMSSNTRLLVMFLISTGTAIASYFIPSTVGVVLFMTGFGFILSLNLSEIGLAFKHTMISHLASNKSKSSGPRIHSVWKEFFFYLTVLTLALIEASLLHHFAGFSAFSKASPQAIVSYILIILLIVMWILREIQGVYLFGVFRNPFYPKDVRTVTMFMETQRRLMKVGVVRRILLTLVSPFAMIAFLSLDSSLQSLHSVSICLGFTRTFRMVWQNTENALLEMVIVSIVQMLLFNTDVWWNRSLDTGIRLLLAGVIRDRLLQLISKLHFAAAVLLTSWTEKKQRRKSTATLITLNIVFFPIVLAFIAVSALLSSPMLPLFTLPIFLIGFPRPIRSWPGPVGATACVCSDTMYYQQVVPSLAAALQSALASGSLGLSLPGSHYLCRFQDRLMWILVLERGFTYCCVNIKGLELQETSCHTAEAHRVDEVFEMAFEHQEHAETFSLNHHFGNILTPCTALPVRLYSDARNVLSGIIDSHENLKQLKDDFLKVLVWILVQYCYKKSKMCEKLDKTTKNKEWSFPLTQPKAFDNAVEKLRPIKDEDSFSVDTIADWTDDSDLFDLDPSRTRERKETEPLEATPRTLLSVPGSVEMESAVGALQETAPEDKLYKAVVLGLPAVDKGKKQEVVSVPLVEFSCSYSELLSIPEEWRTAPIPTSKLNEKRQRFPEDWYHFVLSQLDFFHLKEKPSNLLEDITKDKALKELYVHGVLSCCFGLFGLDNTVPAPSHVFRAYTGGIPWCVGLDWLTGKPELFQLALKAFRYTFKLMVDKASLGPVENFKELINYLEEYESDWYIGLVSDIEWQQAVLQEKPYLFSLGHDPNMGVYTSRVLTLQELLVQVGKLNNEAVRGQWANLSWELLYATNDDEERYSIQAHPVLLRNLTVQAADPPLGYPVYSSASLHVPLL; this is encoded by the exons ATGGGTCCAGATGTACCTCTCCTGAATGATTACAAACAGGAGTTCTTCTTGAAGCGCTTTCCACAGACTGTTTTGGGTGGTCCCCGATTTAAATTAGGCTACTGTGCGCCTCCTTACATATATGTGAATCAGATCATTCTTTTCCTGACACCATGGGTTTTGGGAGGAGTAGGAACACTTTTGTATCAGTTAGACATTATGAAAGACTATTACACTGCTGCACTTTCAGGAGGACTGATGCTTGTTACAGCACTTATTCTCCAGATGACAAATCTGTATGCAAGACAGAAAACAGTGACAGTAGAAAGAATGCAAATTCAGAATACCCTAAGGGATGAAGATGAGTATGAATTTTCCAGCTGTGTGGGTTCAGAGACAGTTAAATTTATTATTCCAGGCAAGAAATATATTGTCAACAttgtttttcattcctttcttgCTGGGGTAATGTGTGGGTTGGGAACTTGGTATTTGCTGCCAAACAGAATAACCTTGCTGTATAGTAACATTGGAGGAACTGTTGTGATCTTTGTGTTTGGATGGGTAACTATTTGTATAGGAGAATATTCTTTAATCATAAACACAGCTATAGAGACAGCTACTTTTCAGGCGCTGGATACTTATGAAATTACTGCTCTGATGAGACCGTTCtatatttttgtctttattgCAGTGGATCTTGCACACAG GTTTACTGTTAACATACCAGTTTTAGAACAGACAAACCAGATTTTGCAcatcatttttctatttttgccatttttgtgGGCATTGGGGATTCTGCCCCCACTTGATGCACTTTTTCTGTGGGGAATGGAACAAGTGTTGGAGTTTGGCCTAGGAGGTTCACCCATGTCAAGTAATACAAG GTTGTTAGTAATGTTTCTCATTTCCACTGGAACAGCTATAGCATCATATTTCATTCCCAGCACTGTTGGTGTGGTCCTCTTCATGACTGGATTTGGGTTCATACTCAGTCTTAACCTGAGTGAGATTGGTCTAGCCTTCAAGCACACCATGATCAGCCATTTAGCTTCCAACAAGTCTAAGTCCAGTGGCCCTAGGATACACTCTGTGTGGAAGGAATTCTTCTTCTATTTGACTGTCTTGACATTGGCTCTCATAGAAGCCAGCTTGCTGCATCACTTTGCTGGtttttcagcattttccaaaGCCAGTCCCCAGGCTATAGTGAGTTACATTCTGATCATATTACTTATAGTTATGTGGATTCTTAGAGAGATTCAGGGAGTGTACTTGTTTGGAGTCTTCCGAAACCCTTTTTATCCAAAGGATGTCAGGACTGTGACCATGTTCATGGAGACTCAAAGAAGGCTTATGAAAGTCGGTGTTGTCAGAAGGATTTTACTAACACTAG tgtctCCATTTGCTATGATAGCATTTCTTTCATTAGACAGTTCCCTACAAAGTCTCCATTCTGTATCTATTTGCCTTGGATTCACAAGAACCTTTAGAAtg GTTTGGCAAAATACAGAGAATGCCCTGTTGGAGATGGTGATTGTATCGATAGTGCAGATGTTGCTATTTAATACAGATGTGTGGTGGAACAGAAGCCTTGATACAGGAATCAGACTCTTACTG GCTGGTGTCATTCGGGATCGATTACTTCAGTTGATCTCAAAACTGCATTTTGCTGCAGCTGTTCTCTTGACATCATGGACAGAGAAAAAGCAACGTCGGAAATCTACTGCCACCTTAATAACACTCAACATTGTTTTCTTCCCAATTGTATTGGCCTTCATTGCTGTCTCTGCATTACTTTCTTCCCCCATGCTGCCGCTCTTCACTCTACCAATATTTTTAATTGGGTTTCCTAGACCTATCCGAAGCTGGCCTGGACCTGTGGGTGCAACTGCATGTGTTTGTTCAGATACCATGTACTACCAGCAAGTGGTTCCGAGTCTGGCTGCTGCACTACAGTCTGCACTAGCATCTGGTAGTCTCG GTCTCTCTTTACCTGGATCACACTACTTGTGCCGTTTTCAGGACAGACTGATGTGGATATTAGTACTAGAAAGAGGCTTCACATACTGCTGTGTTAATATTAAG GGGCTAGAATTGCAGGAAACTTCCTGCCACACTGCAGAAGCACACAGAGTGGATGAAGTTTTTGAAATGGCCTTTGAACACCAAGAGCATGCAGAGACTTTCTCTCTCAATCAtcattttggaaacattttaacCCCTTGTACCGCTCTACCTGTGAGACTGTATTCTGATGCCAGGAATGTCTTGTCTGGAATCATTGATTCACATGAGAACTTAAAGCAACTGAAAGATGATTTCCTTAAAGTGCTTGTATGGATACTTGTCCAGTATTGCTATAAAAAGTCAAAAATGTGCGAGAAGCTGGACAAAACAACCAAGAACAAAGAATGGTCATTTCCATTAACCCAGCCCAAAGCATTTGACAATGCAGTAGAAAAACTCAGACCCATAAAGGATGAAGATAGCTTTAGTGTAGATACAATTGCAGATTGGACCGATGATAGTGATCTTTTTGATCTTGACCCCAGCagaacaagagaaagaaaagaaaccgAGCCATTGGAAGCTACACCAAGAACACTTTTGTCTGTTCCAGGGTCAGTAGAAATGGAGAGCGCAGTTGGTGCTCTGCAAGAGACAGCACCCGAAGATAAACTCTACAAAGCTGTTGTGCTTGGACTCCCTGCTGTAGACAAAGGAAAGAAGCAGGAAGTTGTAAGCGTACCTTTAGTTGAATTTAGCTGCTCTTACTCTGAGTTGCTAAGCATACCTGAAGAGTGGAGAACTGCACCCATACCTACTTCCAAACTCAATGAGAAGAGGCAGAGGTTTCCAGAAGACTGGTACCATTTTGTTTTGAgtcaactggatttttttcatttgaaagaaaaaccTTCCAATTTACTTGAAGACATTACTAAAGACAAAGCTTTGAAAGAGTTGTATGTCCATGGTGTATTGtcttgttgttttggtttgtttggacTAGACAATACAGTTCCTGCTCCTAGTCATGTATTTAGAGCGTACACTGGTGGCATTCCCTGGTGTGTTGGTTTGGATTGGCTAACTGGAAAACCAGAGCTGTTCCAACTAGCACTGAAAGCATTCAG ATATACGTTTAAGCTCATGGTTGACAAAGCAAGCCTGGGTCCAGTAGAGAACTTCAAAGAGCTGATTAACTATCTGGAAGAATATGAAAGTGACTGGTACATTGGTTTAGTATCAGATATTGAGTGGCAACAAGCAGTTTTACAGGAAAAGCCATATCTTTTTTCTTTGGGACATGATCCTAACATG ggagtttacaccagcagagtgCTTACCCTTCAGGAATTGTTAGTGCAGGTTGGGAAGCTCAACAACGAAGCTGTGCGAGGTCAATGGGCAAATCTTTCATGGGAGCTGCTGTATGCTACCAATGATGATGAAGAACGCTACAGTATACAAGCTCACCCAGTCCTTCTGAGAAACCTTACTGTGCAAGCAGCAGACCCACCGCTTGGCTACCCTGTTTATTCATCTGCATCTCTCCATGTGCCTTTGTTGTAG